Proteins encoded in a region of the Candidatus Krumholzibacteriia bacterium genome:
- a CDS encoding 5'-nucleotidase C-terminal domain-containing protein: NYRYVGRLVLEFDASGDVVGVDPTSGPVRVVGTTFADGVTPDVTADTTIEQPVQAALDALAGNVIAQSEVDLDGQRNSVRFFETNQGNLVADALRWVATRQAADFGVPAPDVALQNGGGMRDDRILPAGPVTELNTFDILPFSNFVTITPNVSRAQFKEIMENCVSRALPADGGSGTGRFAQVSGMSFLWDVTGTAQQIDPVTGTITTPGTRIVEITLDDGTLIVAGGEVVAGPDLSVTTVNFLANGGDPYPHLSNFTRLAATYQSALQQYLSSSEGLSGLVTAGGYPEGGEGRITRFDPVSIADGEDQVVPVSRTLALEQNAPNPFNPLTNIAFSLPKAQSVRLSIFDTRGRLVNTLVNGTVEAGDHTVVWNGVDRNGRTAASGQYFYVLSTDNRRLSRSMLLLK, translated from the coding sequence AACTACCGCTACGTGGGCCGGCTGGTCCTGGAGTTCGATGCGAGTGGTGACGTGGTCGGTGTCGACCCCACCTCGGGTCCGGTGCGCGTGGTCGGGACGACCTTCGCCGACGGCGTGACCCCCGACGTGACTGCCGACACGACCATCGAACAACCGGTACAAGCGGCTCTCGACGCACTCGCCGGCAACGTGATCGCCCAGAGCGAGGTGGACCTCGACGGGCAGCGCAACAGCGTCCGCTTCTTCGAGACGAACCAGGGCAATCTGGTGGCCGACGCGCTGCGCTGGGTCGCCACCCGCCAGGCGGCGGACTTCGGCGTCCCGGCTCCCGATGTCGCCCTGCAGAACGGCGGCGGTATGCGCGACGATCGGATTCTCCCGGCCGGTCCGGTCACCGAGTTGAACACCTTCGACATCCTGCCCTTCTCGAACTTCGTCACGATCACGCCGAACGTGAGCCGGGCGCAGTTCAAGGAGATCATGGAGAACTGCGTGTCGCGTGCGCTGCCGGCCGACGGTGGCTCCGGCACCGGCCGCTTCGCCCAGGTCTCGGGCATGAGCTTCCTGTGGGACGTGACCGGCACCGCTCAACAGATCGACCCGGTCACGGGCACCATCACGACGCCGGGAACCCGGATCGTCGAGATCACCCTGGACGACGGCACCCTGATCGTGGCGGGTGGTGAGGTCGTGGCCGGCCCCGACCTGAGCGTGACCACCGTGAACTTCCTGGCCAACGGCGGTGACCCATACCCGCATCTGAGCAACTTCACCCGACTCGCTGCCACCTATCAGTCGGCGCTGCAGCAGTACCTGAGCTCGTCCGAGGGCCTGAGCGGACTCGTGACCGCCGGTGGGTACCCCGAGGGCGGTGAGGGCAGGATCACGCGATTCGATCCCGTCAGCATCGCCGACGGCGAGGACCAGGTCGTTCCGGTGAGTCGGACCCTTGCTCTGGAGCAGAACGCGCCGAACCCGTTCAACCCGCTCACGAACATCGCCTTCTCACTGCCGAAGGCCCAATCCGTGCGTCTGTCGATCTTCGACACGCGCGGACGTCTGGTGAACACGCTGGTGAACGGCACGGTCGAAGCCGGTGACCACACGGTGGTGTGGAACGGCGTCGATCGGAACGGCCGGACCGCGGCGTCGGGGCAGTACTTCTACGTGCTGAGCACCGACAACCGTCGACTGTCGCGAAGCATGCTCCTGCTGAAGTAG